The Acropora muricata isolate sample 2 chromosome 5, ASM3666990v1, whole genome shotgun sequence genome includes a window with the following:
- the LOC136918154 gene encoding kinesin-2b-like: MTSGGTNVRVAARCRPFNDSEKARAATRVVKMSAEKTVIHNPHPGTNTKEHAFSLDHSYFWDTKTEQIFHDLGAPLLKKAFEGFNVTMYAYGQTGTGKTHTMIGTEEEPGIIPLLNQGLFKFIDEAPPNKQFFITVSFYEIFQEMIHDLLNPTGQDLRVRQHPQLGIFIEGLAELVVQNNEDIARLFEQGNRVRKMASVDKNSGGTKSDCVFTIHVEQKSKRESNENGIRSKIVLIDMAGSERMEGVDLNIQSEGGHINKGISALNAVVSALADPKKKEGHIPYRDSKLTRILQDSLGGSAYTAMITTVSPADSDYEETLAAMQCANRTKLIENAIKANEMENTKIIQDLRDEISRLREKLATTGRAGGANKDDVLQMEELIKDLQTAKRQTWEERERLSEHYDEERNITLANKGILDWVMDSTKRDNKEVQEKLMALQKEKDQLTAEFKEKRRLVDELKDDLQSKIADYSQMAESGRSSEEENKARVSAIHDLKEKLKSENEELKKIKHELKDVQEKQKAEKEEAKSQTTYLKGNAELRYRIESERREKHEKENAATLADEVDRVKMELEQEKAELQLKAAEGAQYSTDQAIKLEMELVEMKAERTVMSLRIQSVTEEKKRLKTDLEEAYKRHKEELEIQQLQHFQTFRNYREVFEDQKSAIEQRYRSLLEEAIQDAVFLSTRNQELMHENQALKQEIAELKDQVSLGGSKVDVS, translated from the exons ATG ACTTCTGGAGGAACAAATGTTCGAGTTGCAGCTCGCTGCAGACCTTTCAATG ATAGCGAAAAGGCCAGAGCTGCAACAAGAGTTGTAAAAATGAGTGCTGAGAAAACAGTGATACATAACCCACATCCTGGAACAAATACCAAG GAGCATGCATTTAGCTTGGACCACAGCTATTTTTGGGACACAAAAACT GAACAAATTTTTCATGATCTTGGTGCTCCTTTATTGAAGAAAGCTTTTGAAGGCTTCAATGTCACTATGTATGCATATGGCCAG ACAGGTACTGGAAAAACACATACCATGATAGGGACAGAAGAGGAACCTGGTATTATTCCCTTG CTAAATCAAGGTCTCTTCAAGTTTATTGATGAAGCTCCTCCGAATAAACAATTTTTCATCACAGTTTCATTCTATGAG ATCTTTCAAGAAATGATCCATGACTTACTTAATCCCACTGGTCAAGATTTACGAGTCCGTCAGCATCCACAATTAGGAAT ttTTATTGAGGGTCTTGCAGAGTTGGTAGTTCAAAACAATGAAGACATTGCTCGTCTTTTTGAGCAAGGAAACAGAGTGAGAAAGATGGCATCAGTGGATAAGAACTCTGGTGGAAcaaa GTCTGATTGTGTGTTCACCATTCATGTTGAGCAAAAGAGTAAAAGAGAATCAAATGAAAATGGAATCAGATCCAAGATAGTACTGATTGATATGGCAG GATCTGAAAGGATGGAAGGTGTAGATCTCAACATCCAGAGCGAAGGAGGTCATATCAACAAAGG AATAAGTGCCCTGAATGCTGTAGTGAGCGCCTTAGCCGATCCCAAGAAAAAAGAAGGCCACATTCCTTATAGAGACTCCAAACTGACAAGGATCTTGCAG GATTCCCTCGGAGGTAGTGCATACACAGCAATGATCACAACAGTGTCGCCAGCAG ACTCTGATTATGAGGAGACCCTAGCCGCTATGCAGTGTGCCAATAGGACAAAACTGATTGAAAATGCAATTAAAGCTAATGAG ATGGAAAACACGAAGATTATCCAAGATTTGAGAGACGAAATTTCACGATTGAGAGAAAAGTTAGCCACCACTGGGCGGGCGGGCGGAGCGAACAAGGATGATGTTCTTCAAATGGAA GAGCTGATAAAGGATCTTCAGACAGCCAAGAGGCAAACTTGGGAAGAACGAGAAAGATTATCTGAACATTATGATGAGGAGCGGAACATAACGCTGGCAAATAAG GGAATTTTGGACTGGGTAATGGACAGTACAAAAAGAGACAACAAGGAAGTACAAGAAAAGTTGATGGCCCTTCAAAAGGAGAAAGACCAG CTGACTGCTGAGTTCAAAGAAAAGCGACGGCTTGTAGATGAGTTGAAAGATGACCTGCAGTCGAAAATCGCTGACTACTCACAGATGGCAGAATCAG GAAGGAGCAGCGAAGAAGAGAACAAGGCCAGGGTATCTGCCATTCATgatctgaaagaaaaactcaAGAGTGAGAATGAAGAGTTAAAGAAGATTAAACACGAACTGAAAGATGTgcaagaaaaacagaaagccgAAAAAGAG GAAGCGAAGTCTCAAACCACGTACTTGAAAGGAAATGCTGAGTTGCGTTACAGGATTGAG AGTGAACGACGCGAAAAACACGAGAAAGAAAATGCCGCAACATTGGCGGATGAAGTGGACCGGGTTAAGATGGAATTGGAGCAGGAAAAAGCTGAGCTGCAG ttgaaaGCTGCCGAAGGAGCACAATACAGTACTGATCAGGCGATCAAACTCGAAATGGAACTGGTCGAGATGAAAGCGGAACGCACAGTCATGTCGCTGAGG ATCCAGTCAGTAACAGAGGAGAAAAAGCGCTTAAAGACCGATCTTGAAGAAGCTTACAAAAGGCACAAGGAAGAATTGGAAATTCAACAATTGCAGCATTTTCAGACGTTCCGTAATTATCGAGAAGTGTTCGAAGATCAGAAGTCGGCCATCGAGCAGCGTTACCGATCACTGCTGGAAGAGGCCATACAAGATGCTGTGTTTTTATCCACAAGAAACCAGGAACTCATGCACGAAAACCAAGCTTTGAAACAAG aAATTGCCGAGTTAAAAGATCAAGTGTCACTCGGAGGATCTAAAGTGGACGTTTCTTAA